The proteins below are encoded in one region of Bacteroides uniformis:
- a CDS encoding glycoside hydrolase family 9 protein yields the protein MKKFIAGAASLMLCMGLHAQDFRINPSGYFENGGANVMVFSDVYPEGHQGGLTLVLNGDRRAANGDVRFEISQGQWQGLPKMRSRVVDEADNEIRVTLSYPDSAKHMAGFNPMLYPDFVFGYTIKVKGEKDYLVLTVDLDQPVPERFAGKLGFNLELVPSTLLGKPWIMDNRTGVFPHQAMGPTMKQSSNMEHIGDFNPDGKADLDQLLLDRKTYNPMIADDIVSAPLAAGKKFVLNPQDDLAKITIESEKGDLLLYDGRINHNNGWFVLRSEFPAGTKEGAVKWIIRPTVTKDWRYAPVVQASQVGYHPGQKKVAVIELDKRDTDFKQPALYRIAADGRKLVKQQAAKDWGDFQRYHYLQFDFTEVTEEGLYQVMYGDAASPVFRIAKDVWDKGIWQAEVEYFLPVQMCHMRVNEKYRVWHDFCHHDDARMAKTDINHIDGYTQGTSTLCKYQPGDLVPGLNVGGWHDAGDYDLRVESQAGEAYILAMACENFGTYWDETSIDFEKKIVEIHQPDGKNDLLQQVENGALTIVAGWKALGRLYRGILCPTVRQYAHLGDASAHTDHVSGTADDRWVFTEDNPGRELQVAAWLAGISRVLKGHNDALGADCLEIARELFRITRCDNNRVLTAKVHAAVELYLATKEVEYRDFVLQQQDFICKNIRQTGWFIGRFDKAVGNARFSKAVRKALPELQAMYQEYSSKTPYGVPHDRGNRSSGSWEPQHLGYNYCYLHAAYPDLFAPDYIFNAVQYLLGMHPGRNQAAFVTGVGAETMKAAYGVNRADWSYIPGGVSPGTNLIRPDLPELLHFPFLWQEGEYCLGGHATWFMYMVLASQKILNGNEQ from the coding sequence ATGAAGAAATTTATAGCAGGTGCAGCATCACTGATGCTTTGTATGGGGCTGCACGCCCAGGATTTCAGAATCAATCCATCGGGATATTTTGAGAATGGCGGGGCCAATGTGATGGTGTTCAGTGACGTCTACCCTGAAGGACACCAGGGAGGACTGACCCTTGTTTTGAATGGAGACCGCAGGGCTGCCAATGGAGATGTGCGCTTTGAAATCTCGCAAGGGCAATGGCAGGGATTGCCCAAGATGAGAAGCCGGGTGGTGGATGAGGCTGACAATGAAATCCGTGTCACATTGAGTTATCCGGATTCGGCCAAACACATGGCAGGCTTTAATCCGATGCTTTATCCGGATTTTGTTTTTGGCTATACCATTAAGGTCAAAGGCGAGAAGGATTATCTGGTATTGACCGTTGATTTGGACCAACCGGTGCCCGAGCGGTTTGCCGGCAAGTTGGGCTTTAATCTGGAATTGGTACCTTCCACTTTGCTGGGCAAGCCGTGGATTATGGACAACCGGACGGGAGTCTTTCCCCACCAGGCGATGGGGCCCACCATGAAACAGTCTTCCAATATGGAGCATATCGGAGATTTCAACCCTGACGGGAAAGCTGATTTGGACCAGTTGCTGTTGGATAGAAAGACTTATAACCCGATGATTGCCGATGATATCGTCTCTGCTCCTTTGGCCGCAGGGAAAAAGTTTGTACTCAATCCTCAGGATGATTTGGCAAAGATTACGATTGAAAGTGAGAAAGGAGACTTGCTGCTGTATGATGGAAGGATAAATCATAACAACGGTTGGTTTGTGCTCCGTTCGGAGTTCCCGGCAGGGACAAAGGAAGGTGCGGTGAAATGGATAATCCGTCCGACAGTCACTAAAGACTGGCGTTATGCACCGGTGGTGCAAGCCTCTCAAGTAGGTTACCATCCTGGACAGAAGAAAGTGGCTGTCATAGAGTTGGATAAACGGGATACAGACTTCAAGCAACCTGCCCTTTATCGCATTGCTGCCGATGGCAGGAAACTGGTAAAGCAGCAGGCTGCCAAGGATTGGGGAGATTTCCAACGCTACCACTATCTGCAGTTCGATTTCACGGAAGTGACGGAAGAAGGGCTCTATCAGGTAATGTACGGCGATGCTGCTTCTCCGGTGTTCCGCATTGCCAAAGATGTGTGGGACAAGGGTATCTGGCAGGCAGAGGTGGAATACTTTTTGCCGGTACAGATGTGCCACATGCGTGTGAACGAAAAATACCGTGTATGGCATGACTTCTGTCATCATGACGATGCACGTATGGCCAAAACCGATATCAACCATATAGACGGATATACTCAGGGAACCTCTACTCTTTGTAAGTACCAGCCGGGTGATTTGGTTCCAGGGCTGAATGTGGGTGGATGGCACGATGCGGGGGACTATGACCTGCGTGTGGAATCCCAGGCAGGCGAGGCCTATATACTTGCCATGGCTTGTGAGAACTTTGGTACCTATTGGGACGAGACTTCCATAGATTTTGAAAAGAAGATAGTCGAGATTCACCAGCCGGATGGAAAGAATGACTTGTTGCAGCAGGTGGAAAACGGTGCTTTGACGATAGTGGCGGGTTGGAAGGCTCTGGGGCGTCTCTACAGAGGGATTCTGTGTCCTACCGTACGCCAGTATGCACACTTGGGTGATGCGTCGGCCCATACAGACCATGTCAGTGGGACTGCCGACGACCGCTGGGTGTTTACGGAAGACAACCCTGGTAGGGAACTTCAGGTAGCCGCTTGGCTGGCAGGTATTTCACGTGTCTTGAAGGGACATAACGATGCATTGGGAGCGGATTGTCTGGAGATAGCCCGTGAATTGTTCAGGATTACCCGCTGCGACAACAACCGGGTGCTGACAGCCAAGGTACATGCTGCCGTAGAACTTTATCTGGCGACAAAGGAAGTGGAGTACCGTGATTTCGTTTTGCAGCAGCAGGATTTCATCTGCAAGAATATCCGTCAGACGGGTTGGTTCATCGGACGTTTCGACAAAGCTGTGGGAAATGCACGTTTCAGCAAGGCTGTTCGCAAAGCACTGCCGGAGTTGCAGGCTATGTATCAGGAGTATAGCAGTAAAACTCCGTATGGAGTGCCGCATGACAGAGGTAACCGTTCTTCCGGTTCATGGGAACCCCAGCATCTGGGCTACAATTACTGTTACCTGCATGCTGCCTATCCTGACTTGTTTGCACCGGACTATATTTTCAATGCTGTCCAATACCTGCTCGGTATGCATCCGGGACGTAATCAGGCAGCGTTTGTAACGGGAGTCGGTGCCGAAACGATGAAAGCCGCCTATGGTGTCAACCGTGCCGACTGGTCTTATATTCCGGGTGGAGTGTCTCCGGGTACAAATCTGATTCGTCCCGACTTGCCCGAATTACTTCATTTCCCGTTCTTATGGCAGGAAGGTGAGTACTGTTTGGGCGGACATGCTACGTGGTTTATGTATATGGTATTGGCATCTCAGAAAATATTGAATGGTAATGAACAGTAA
- a CDS encoding AGE family epimerase/isomerase, which yields MERKMFYWIALLVASCLAGCRSHSGETDMQTRMRTEIVTNVRDSVLPFWMDYAVAPDSGFYGTVLRNGTPVVDAPRGGVLNARILWSFSAAYRTFKDEAYLKLADKSQRYFIDTFIDKEHGGVYWLVNPDGEVLNASKYTYAMTYAIYGLAEHYLATGNSESLDMAVGLYHTLEEKGREPQYDGYVESFTEDWKQLDNYDNNASKTMNAHLHVLEAYTLLYQCWKDDGLRKRLKFCAELFMDRIYDSSRRHFNLFFDNAWNSLVEMDSYGHDVEAGWLLCEAARVLEDRQLMDRANRLALDVTDACLVEGLSDKGYMMYEKKGGRTTGHASWWGQIETMIACVNAWQISGNDVYLQSADTVWTFVKDCMIDREYGEWYSDCFDGEPKKDTPKVSMWRCPYHTVRLGVEIHNRLK from the coding sequence ATGGAAAGGAAGATGTTTTATTGGATAGCACTGCTGGTTGCGTCTTGTCTGGCAGGCTGCCGGTCGCATTCAGGGGAGACAGATATGCAGACACGCATGCGTACAGAGATTGTCACGAATGTCAGGGACAGCGTGTTGCCGTTTTGGATGGATTATGCAGTGGCTCCCGACAGCGGTTTTTATGGAACTGTATTGCGGAATGGTACTCCGGTAGTGGATGCTCCGAGAGGAGGGGTTCTGAATGCCCGGATTCTGTGGAGTTTTTCTGCCGCATACCGTACGTTTAAGGATGAGGCTTATCTGAAGCTTGCGGATAAATCGCAACGCTACTTCATTGATACATTTATAGACAAGGAACATGGTGGGGTATATTGGCTGGTCAATCCTGACGGTGAGGTGCTGAATGCTTCCAAATATACGTATGCCATGACCTACGCCATCTATGGGCTGGCTGAACACTATCTGGCAACAGGTAACAGCGAGAGTCTGGATATGGCTGTCGGTTTATATCATACCTTGGAGGAGAAAGGCCGCGAACCGCAATATGACGGTTATGTGGAATCTTTTACTGAAGATTGGAAACAACTGGATAATTATGATAACAATGCATCCAAGACTATGAATGCGCATTTGCACGTGCTGGAAGCTTATACCCTTTTATATCAATGCTGGAAAGACGACGGACTGAGGAAAAGACTCAAGTTCTGCGCCGAGTTGTTTATGGACCGTATTTATGACTCTTCAAGGAGGCATTTTAATTTGTTCTTTGATAATGCATGGAACAGTCTGGTTGAGATGGACTCTTATGGACATGATGTAGAGGCGGGATGGCTGCTTTGTGAGGCTGCCCGTGTGTTAGAAGACCGGCAACTGATGGATAGGGCGAATCGGCTTGCGCTGGATGTGACGGATGCTTGCTTGGTGGAAGGACTGAGTGACAAAGGGTATATGATGTATGAAAAGAAGGGCGGAAGAACAACCGGGCATGCCTCATGGTGGGGCCAGATTGAAACGATGATAGCTTGTGTCAATGCCTGGCAAATCAGCGGGAATGACGTTTATCTGCAATCGGCCGATACGGTTTGGACTTTCGTAAAGGACTGTATGATAGACCGGGAATACGGTGAATGGTACAGTGATTGTTTTGATGGAGAACCCAAGAAGGATACTCCCAAAGTGAGTATGTGGCGTTGCCCGTATCATACGGTACGCTTGGGAGTAGAAATACATAATCGTTTAAAATAG
- a CDS encoding RagB/SusD family nutrient uptake outer membrane protein, whose product MKNLYKLLIGVLALSTVTSCDDYLEVDHYDILPADFMFKTEENVLSGLNGLYDTFYTDQHGSGDDETWGFKPQVFAANHSTMDCQASGWDAEWQRHAWKPDKGSLETAWRMSYRAVDRANRFLAGLETADASIFADSNSKTVYEAQARAIRGYNYLYLTKLFGRVPMLLTGETYTTSVGKARPESVDETYAAIEEDLSFGRDHLDWLPMNGEYGRITKGFCKAYLAELYMLKKDFTKAKTELKDIVDSGTYSLEPCFGNLHAWDTHWTKESVFEVMYHEQGYMGWGADSSSDAMMWYGYMCAAPEWGGWGSLCLSWEFVRSFEPGDKRRQYSAVAKGDTHPITGQTVGVTSGFDGLFQGSENMPTVYSLKYWRCKPGENNKVFNPISLTLKRYAGIMLDYAECCFETGDNATGWNMIRQIRNRAWGNLEMGATMIDLPADMLNTQTVEVPDAETYYTSYKAAKGYTSPVWKVALIIERRHEFNAEFSLYHDLCRMGMCKEWFAAEYPKTAANSSQEACLQTGDSFRFFEHEAYQEIFPIPTNEILTNPLINQADQNPGY is encoded by the coding sequence ATGAAAAACTTATATAAACTGTTGATCGGTGTGCTGGCCTTAAGCACCGTAACGTCTTGTGACGATTATTTGGAAGTGGATCATTACGATATTCTTCCGGCAGATTTCATGTTTAAAACGGAGGAGAATGTCCTTTCCGGATTGAACGGACTTTATGATACCTTTTATACGGACCAGCACGGTTCCGGTGATGACGAAACATGGGGATTCAAGCCTCAGGTATTTGCTGCCAACCATTCTACGATGGACTGTCAGGCTTCCGGTTGGGATGCGGAATGGCAGCGTCATGCCTGGAAACCCGATAAGGGTTCCCTGGAGACTGCATGGCGGATGAGTTATCGTGCAGTGGACCGTGCAAACCGTTTCCTGGCTGGCCTGGAGACGGCGGATGCCTCTATATTTGCGGACAGCAATTCCAAGACCGTTTATGAAGCGCAAGCACGTGCCATCCGCGGTTATAACTACCTTTACCTGACGAAACTTTTCGGAAGGGTACCGATGTTGCTTACCGGTGAAACCTATACTACTTCGGTAGGAAAGGCACGTCCGGAATCCGTGGATGAGACTTATGCGGCTATCGAGGAAGATTTGTCTTTTGGACGCGACCATCTGGACTGGTTACCCATGAATGGTGAATACGGACGTATAACCAAGGGGTTCTGCAAAGCTTATTTGGCCGAGCTGTATATGTTGAAGAAAGACTTTACGAAAGCCAAGACGGAACTAAAGGATATAGTGGACAGTGGAACCTATTCATTGGAGCCCTGCTTCGGTAACCTGCATGCCTGGGATACACATTGGACCAAAGAATCTGTATTTGAGGTGATGTATCATGAACAAGGATATATGGGCTGGGGAGCCGATTCGTCTTCAGATGCCATGATGTGGTACGGATATATGTGTGCGGCACCCGAATGGGGAGGCTGGGGGTCTCTCTGTCTTTCTTGGGAGTTTGTACGTTCCTTTGAACCGGGTGACAAACGCCGCCAATACTCTGCTGTTGCCAAAGGGGATACGCATCCCATTACCGGGCAGACTGTAGGGGTGACAAGTGGTTTTGACGGTCTTTTCCAAGGTTCCGAAAATATGCCTACTGTTTATTCCTTGAAATACTGGAGATGCAAGCCAGGTGAGAACAACAAAGTATTCAATCCTATTTCGTTGACTTTGAAGCGTTATGCAGGCATCATGCTCGACTATGCAGAATGTTGTTTCGAGACAGGTGACAACGCTACCGGATGGAACATGATACGTCAGATACGTAACCGTGCTTGGGGTAATTTGGAGATGGGAGCGACGATGATTGACCTACCCGCCGACATGTTGAATACCCAGACGGTGGAAGTGCCGGATGCAGAGACCTATTATACAAGCTATAAAGCAGCCAAAGGCTATACTTCTCCGGTATGGAAGGTGGCGCTGATTATAGAGCGTCGCCATGAATTCAATGCCGAGTTCTCGCTTTACCATGATTTGTGCCGTATGGGTATGTGCAAAGAATGGTTTGCCGCCGAATATCCGAAGACAGCAGCCAACTCTTCACAAGAGGCTTGTCTGCAGACTGGTGACTCATTCCGTTTCTTTGAGCACGAGGCTTATCAGGAAATCTTCCCGATTCCGACGAATGAGATTCTGACCAACCCGCTCATCAATCAGGCTGACCAGAATCCGGGATATTGA
- a CDS encoding SusC/RagA family TonB-linked outer membrane protein translates to MRNVMKYLGIMSVSLACAGPLFATSVQPFAGVTVVQQSVVTVKGQVVDEKGEPIIGANVIVEGTTNGMITDLDGNFSLQCPVGSTLKTSYIGYLARTVKVTGNMNALKITLKEDTETLDEVVVVGYGTMKKSDLTGSVASVNAEEMMKRNPVNLGQGLQGAAAGVSVIRSSGDPEGGFSIRIRGVATVNGSADPLYVVDGVQVGTSIDFLNPNDVESIEILKDASATAIYGTRGANGVIMITTKNGGKGKAKVNFSANYALQFNSNKIDVADAGLFASAVRSAVKNDGIAMTNLAYGEDYIGRLNSIDWQDEMSRTALQQNYNLSASGGSENTQANLSLGYLNNQGIVIESNFKRLTARANITHKVKDFLHVGLNLNYAHSEKMGGGNLRNYAQAIPTMDYVEDGVFYSMPIVLPDGTWGHYKKEGNGDVNKGADNLVAAAKTADSINKWDRMLASAFLQLDLYKGLTFKTIASYNYYTKGYNGYTAYNDRTFGTQDRKDSFSLNQSQSTSLGLEAFLNYDWSNEHHRVSAMAGFSTSDTNGAWLNSSANDFPADNIRKISLTNDPSSKQTDGGLDLKTRFLSYFGRLTYTLNDRYIVTATVRRDGSSNFGAGNRYGTFPSASVAWRLSEEKFIKDLELFSNLKLRAGWGQTGNAGNGTNLSIAQLSSANAMYWFFNGSSVINGAGIAQQKEIDTNLKWETNEQTNIGIDFAFMNNELSFSADYFIRDAKDLLLYRQIRPSTGFSNVYTNAGHIRNSGFEFTAAWNKSFSDWNIGIRLNGSTLKNEAIEVGDPIFSKSGSAQDGDNWDNHSITQNGYPVGSYYGWKVEGIFRTQAEIDEMNRLAVEKGVESGVYQDKTTQPGDYKFVDLNGDGQITDADRTVIGNGYPKFTYGMNLTASWKNFDFSMNLYGVAGMDILSYSSARLTSVYAPDGGYQNVLKEYINNAWSSSNTGAKYPRITKTDYNKNMRVSDAYIQKGDYLKISNIQIGYTFPKNVLKPVKMENARVFASVDNVCTISSYNKFGDPEVGDSNVLYSGFDGGRYPFPMSVTFGLSVQF, encoded by the coding sequence ATGAGAAATGTGATGAAGTATTTGGGTATCATGTCAGTATCGCTGGCATGTGCCGGACCTCTCTTTGCAACAAGCGTACAGCCGTTTGCAGGTGTCACTGTCGTACAGCAGAGTGTAGTTACTGTGAAGGGCCAAGTGGTGGATGAGAAAGGCGAGCCCATCATCGGTGCCAATGTCATTGTGGAAGGTACGACAAACGGTATGATTACCGATTTGGACGGTAACTTCTCCTTGCAGTGTCCCGTAGGTTCTACGCTGAAGACCAGTTACATCGGTTATCTGGCGCGAACGGTCAAAGTAACCGGGAATATGAATGCTCTGAAAATTACTTTAAAGGAGGATACCGAAACCTTGGATGAGGTAGTTGTTGTGGGCTACGGTACGATGAAGAAATCCGACCTCACCGGTTCTGTGGCTTCCGTGAATGCGGAGGAAATGATGAAGCGGAATCCGGTGAACTTGGGACAAGGTTTGCAGGGAGCTGCGGCAGGTGTATCTGTCATCCGTTCTTCCGGTGACCCGGAAGGAGGTTTCTCCATCCGTATCCGCGGTGTGGCAACCGTGAATGGTTCTGCCGACCCACTCTATGTAGTGGACGGTGTGCAGGTAGGAACTTCCATCGATTTCTTGAATCCTAATGATGTAGAGTCCATCGAAATTCTGAAGGATGCTTCGGCTACGGCAATCTATGGTACTCGCGGTGCCAATGGCGTCATTATGATTACTACCAAGAACGGTGGTAAGGGGAAGGCAAAGGTGAACTTTTCGGCCAACTATGCCCTCCAGTTCAATTCGAATAAGATTGATGTGGCTGATGCGGGCTTGTTTGCAAGTGCTGTACGTTCCGCCGTCAAGAATGACGGTATTGCCATGACCAATCTGGCATATGGCGAGGATTACATAGGCAGACTGAACAGCATTGACTGGCAGGATGAAATGTCACGCACGGCATTACAGCAGAACTATAACCTTTCTGCTTCGGGAGGCAGCGAAAATACCCAAGCCAACTTATCTCTGGGTTATTTGAACAACCAGGGTATCGTGATTGAGTCGAATTTTAAACGCTTGACGGCACGCGCTAATATCACTCACAAAGTGAAAGACTTTCTGCATGTAGGCTTGAACTTGAACTATGCACATTCGGAAAAGATGGGAGGAGGCAACCTGAGAAACTATGCACAAGCCATTCCAACCATGGATTATGTAGAGGACGGTGTTTTCTATTCCATGCCTATTGTGTTGCCCGACGGTACTTGGGGACATTACAAGAAAGAAGGCAATGGAGACGTGAACAAGGGAGCTGACAATCTGGTTGCTGCTGCCAAGACTGCCGACAGTATTAATAAATGGGACCGTATGCTTGCTAGTGCTTTCCTACAACTCGATTTGTACAAAGGGTTGACTTTCAAGACTATTGCCAGTTATAATTATTATACAAAAGGTTATAATGGCTATACAGCCTATAATGATAGAACCTTTGGAACTCAAGACCGTAAGGACTCGTTCTCGCTGAACCAGAGCCAGTCCACTTCACTCGGTCTGGAAGCGTTCTTGAACTATGACTGGTCCAATGAGCATCACCGCGTAAGTGCAATGGCCGGTTTCTCTACCAGCGATACGAACGGTGCCTGGCTGAATTCCAGTGCCAACGATTTCCCGGCAGACAACATCCGCAAAATTTCATTGACCAATGACCCATCGTCTAAGCAAACGGATGGTGGGCTGGATTTGAAGACAAGATTCCTTTCTTACTTCGGCCGTCTGACTTATACTTTGAACGACCGCTATATTGTGACTGCAACGGTACGCCGCGACGGTTCTTCGAACTTTGGTGCCGGCAATCGTTATGGTACATTCCCTTCCGCTTCTGTAGCTTGGCGTCTTTCCGAGGAAAAGTTCATTAAGGATTTAGAACTGTTCAGTAACTTGAAGTTGCGTGCCGGATGGGGACAGACCGGTAATGCGGGCAATGGTACCAACTTGTCCATAGCACAGTTGTCTTCGGCAAATGCAATGTACTGGTTCTTTAATGGTTCGAGTGTGATTAACGGTGCCGGTATTGCCCAGCAGAAAGAAATTGATACCAACCTGAAATGGGAAACCAATGAGCAGACAAATATCGGTATTGACTTTGCCTTTATGAACAATGAGCTTTCTTTCTCTGCCGATTACTTTATCCGTGACGCAAAGGATCTGCTTCTGTATCGCCAGATTCGTCCTTCCACCGGTTTCTCCAATGTCTATACTAATGCGGGACATATCCGTAACTCAGGTTTCGAGTTTACTGCTGCGTGGAACAAGAGCTTCAGCGATTGGAATATCGGCATAAGACTGAATGGGTCTACCCTGAAGAACGAGGCTATTGAAGTCGGCGATCCGATATTCAGCAAGTCAGGTTCAGCACAAGATGGCGACAACTGGGACAACCACTCCATTACACAGAACGGCTATCCTGTAGGTTCCTACTATGGCTGGAAGGTAGAAGGCATTTTCAGAACCCAGGCCGAAATTGATGAAATGAATAGGCTGGCGGTTGAAAAGGGAGTTGAAAGTGGTGTATATCAGGACAAGACTACCCAGCCCGGCGACTATAAGTTTGTTGATTTGAATGGTGACGGGCAGATTACCGATGCCGACCGTACTGTTATAGGCAATGGATATCCCAAGTTCACTTACGGAATGAACCTTACCGCTTCCTGGAAAAACTTTGATTTCTCGATGAACTTGTACGGTGTAGCCGGTATGGATATCCTTTCTTATTCTTCGGCCCGCTTGACCTCAGTCTATGCACCCGACGGCGGTTATCAGAATGTACTGAAGGAATATATCAATAATGCATGGTCATCTTCGAATACCGGCGCCAAATATCCGCGTATCACCAAGACAGACTATAATAAGAACATGCGTGTGTCCGACGCCTACATCCAGAAGGGGGATTATCTGAAGATTTCAAATATTCAGATAGGATATACATTCCCGAAGAATGTGCTGAAACCGGTGAAAATGGAAAATGCACGCGTATTTGCCAGTGTCGACAATGTATGTACCATCTCTTCGTACAATAAGTTCGGCGATCCGGAAGTTGGTGACTCCAATGTATTGTATTCGGGATTTGACGGAGGACGTTATCCGTTCCCGATGTCGGTTACTTTCGGTCTGAGTGTACAGTTCTAA
- a CDS encoding glycoside hydrolase family 31 protein — protein MKKELLAVAMLLFAGGNLLAQPHVNDGTSYLMNQPLDMSTDFRDLSNTLFFADHLESFDAKSGEGLVNWKRGHLMPRQAFNTNGAQPRKMRMLDFPFTAYENDPNLKFKIDFVTPRTVRIRMLTTPVEPKPAASIMLAKEPGRDGSWKVTETNDKIIYSSDYGTIQINKNPWRIVLKDKAGRILSQTAALSDADSTQVKYTPFCFVKRGSDNARRINPVFTLTADEMIFGCGESATGLNKAGQKVNLFVTDPQGPETDQMYKPIPFFMSNRGYGMFMHTSAPVTCDFGATYIGLNKMFMGDENLDLFVFFGEPKDILDEYTDLVGKPGMPPLWSFGTWMSRITYFSEKEGYDVAANIRKNKYPCDVIHFDTGWFDVDWQCDYKFSENRFQNPQQMLKDLRSQGFHVCLWQLPYFTPKNRYFSELIEKDMYVKNGNGELPYEDVVLDFSNPETVKWYQDKLAGLLNIGVSAIKVDFGEAAPLNGIYASGKSGWYEHNLYPVRYDMAVSEITKKLHNENIMWARAAWAGSQRYPLHWGGDAATTNTGLLGTLRAGLSFGLSGFSFWSHDMGGFVKSTPEDLYCRWIPFGFLTSHTRAHGAPPTEPWLYDSKRVQDVFRKSAEMKYRLMPYVYAQAKECTEKGLPMLRALFVEFPDDPGAWKVDDEYLFGSQILVAPLLESGMTGRTVYLPEGKWIDYQTEKVYEGGWHRIEAGSLPIIMLVRDGSVLPHLKLAQSTAEMDWSKMSLKVYSADKKQAEGLVCLPADNRIQVVKVDCGKAKPQLLNQIEGTSLSF, from the coding sequence ATGAAGAAAGAACTTTTAGCAGTGGCGATGCTGTTGTTTGCCGGTGGCAATCTGTTGGCACAGCCACATGTCAATGACGGTACTTCGTATTTGATGAACCAACCTCTGGACATGAGTACCGATTTCCGTGACTTGAGTAATACCTTGTTTTTTGCAGATCACCTGGAGTCATTCGATGCCAAGTCGGGTGAAGGGCTGGTGAATTGGAAACGCGGGCATCTGATGCCCCGCCAAGCCTTCAATACCAACGGTGCACAGCCCCGTAAAATGAGAATGCTCGATTTCCCCTTCACTGCCTATGAAAATGACCCTAACCTCAAATTCAAGATTGACTTTGTAACTCCGCGTACGGTACGTATCCGTATGCTAACGACCCCGGTGGAACCCAAACCTGCCGCTTCCATCATGTTGGCAAAGGAACCGGGCAGGGATGGAAGCTGGAAAGTTACCGAGACGAATGACAAGATTATCTATTCCAGCGACTATGGAACCATTCAGATTAACAAGAATCCTTGGAGAATCGTCTTGAAGGATAAAGCCGGACGTATCTTGAGCCAGACTGCCGCTTTGAGCGACGCGGACTCTACGCAGGTAAAATATACGCCGTTCTGTTTTGTGAAGCGGGGAAGCGACAATGCTCGCCGCATCAATCCGGTATTTACCTTGACTGCAGATGAAATGATTTTTGGTTGCGGAGAGTCTGCCACTGGGCTGAACAAGGCCGGACAGAAGGTGAACTTGTTCGTTACAGACCCACAAGGGCCTGAGACGGACCAGATGTACAAACCGATTCCTTTCTTTATGAGTAACCGGGGATATGGTATGTTTATGCATACATCCGCTCCCGTGACTTGTGATTTTGGTGCTACCTATATTGGGCTGAACAAAATGTTCATGGGTGACGAGAACCTGGATTTGTTCGTTTTCTTCGGCGAGCCGAAAGATATTCTGGACGAGTACACCGATTTGGTAGGAAAGCCGGGCATGCCCCCCTTGTGGTCTTTCGGTACGTGGATGAGCCGTATTACCTATTTCAGTGAAAAGGAAGGTTATGATGTAGCGGCCAATATCCGTAAGAACAAGTATCCGTGCGATGTTATCCATTTCGATACCGGCTGGTTTGATGTGGACTGGCAGTGTGACTATAAATTCTCCGAGAACCGTTTCCAGAATCCACAGCAGATGTTGAAGGATTTGAGGTCTCAAGGTTTCCATGTATGTTTGTGGCAGTTGCCTTATTTCACTCCTAAAAACCGTTATTTCTCTGAACTGATAGAGAAAGACATGTATGTGAAAAATGGAAATGGTGAACTTCCCTACGAAGATGTGGTGCTTGATTTTTCCAATCCGGAAACAGTAAAGTGGTATCAGGACAAACTGGCGGGATTGCTGAATATCGGTGTCAGTGCCATTAAAGTAGACTTTGGCGAGGCTGCTCCACTGAATGGTATTTACGCTTCCGGCAAGAGCGGATGGTATGAGCATAACCTCTATCCGGTGCGTTATGATATGGCAGTGTCCGAGATAACCAAGAAGTTGCACAACGAGAATATAATGTGGGCACGTGCCGCATGGGCTGGTTCCCAGCGTTATCCATTGCATTGGGGCGGTGATGCTGCAACTACGAACACGGGTCTGCTGGGTACGCTTCGTGCAGGCTTGTCCTTCGGCTTGTCCGGTTTCTCCTTCTGGAGCCATGATATGGGCGGCTTTGTAAAATCCACTCCGGAGGACTTGTATTGCCGCTGGATACCGTTCGGTTTTCTTACTTCCCATACCCGCGCGCATGGGGCACCTCCGACAGAGCCGTGGTTGTACGACAGCAAGCGTGTGCAGGATGTCTTCCGCAAGAGTGCGGAGATGAAGTACCGTCTGATGCCTTATGTGTATGCTCAGGCTAAGGAATGTACAGAAAAGGGCTTACCGATGCTAAGAGCCTTGTTTGTAGAATTCCCCGATGATCCGGGAGCATGGAAAGTGGATGACGAGTATCTCTTCGGTTCGCAGATTCTGGTTGCCCCCTTGCTTGAATCCGGTATGACGGGCCGCACAGTTTACCTTCCCGAAGGAAAATGGATAGACTACCAGACAGAGAAAGTCTACGAAGGCGGATGGCACCGGATTGAAGCAGGCAGTCTGCCGATAATCATGCTGGTACGTGACGGTTCGGTACTTCCTCATCTGAAGTTGGCGCAGTCCACTGCTGAGATGGATTGGAGCAAAATGAGCCTGAAGGTATACAGTGCTGACAAGAAGCAGGCAGAAGGATTGGTTTGTCTACCTGCCGACAACCGTATTCAGGTTGTGAAAGTGGATTGTGGAAAGGCCAAACCGCAACTGTTGAACCAGATTGAAGGCACTTCCCTGAGTTTCTGA